The Coregonus clupeaformis isolate EN_2021a chromosome 18, ASM2061545v1, whole genome shotgun sequence genome has a segment encoding these proteins:
- the LOC121550488 gene encoding citron rho-interacting kinase isoform X4 — translation MSQMEQEISLVQSKMSDLESVLQQKDVELKASETQRTILEQDLATYITECTSLKLSLEQARMEVSQEDDKALQLLHGIREQSNKLQEIKEQEYHAQLEEMRVAIRQLEEDLSAARRRSDLYESELKESRQTSEELKRKAADYQQRMQKAKEQGKTDTEELLSKLEKTNTEQQVKIQDLQDKLTKAVKASSETTDLLHSIRVAKERMERELERLQTKEDSSDSLRRRLRETEDGRKTLENQVKRLEIVERRESKLKEDMQSKAQQIQQMADKIMDLEERLRESQSTAQRVETHLEQKEKLYDEKIKVLENQMKADMADKEMLESSQSKYEEEVQEKCCIISEQKATINAMDSKMASLEQRIAELSEANKLAANSSIYTQKNMKAQEEMISELRQQKFYLESQAGKLEAQNAKLEEHLEKMSQQEQSNKSRVLELETRLREMGLEHEEQKLEIKRQVTELTLSLQERVSQISGLQAARHSLESQLQQAKSELEDTTAEAEEEICVLRAHRDEIQRKYDALRDSCAVITDLEEQLTQLTQENAELNRQNFYLSKQLDEATDETEERLQLGQDVDRLRREVADREMHLNNQKQNIETLKTTCTMLEEQVLELETLNDELLEKERQWDAWRGTLEDEKNQAERRTREIQRLLDNEKQNRLRADQRNSEARQSIEQAVKEHKAEILALQQALKDQKLKAESLSDTLNELEKKHAMLEMNARSLQQKLESERELKQRLLDDQGNLQQQMDVQKSHIFRLTQGLQDALDQTDLLKTERTDLEYQLENIQAVFSHEKVKLEGTITQQSKLIDFLQARVDQGGSKKKKGLFGRRREDLLAAMAAQGQSQVPQQVSPVPSVQPVPLQYSDMKMALDKERSRCSELEDTLQNMRLELRSLREEAVQYKPVDHGGTPATPGTTRQQMMMSAMVKSPEHQQGPSSLLATSNSGRRKEVATPEEYGHRMKDSQRDRERERGRQRESIHHNTPHRFTVGLNMRAAKCTVCLDTVHFGRQAATCVECHALCHPKCSPCLPAMCGLPGDCALHMAEALCRDKGSSPGLQLKEASGHVRLEGWMKQPRNGKRGQGWERKYVVLDGTKVTIYETESREDSVKPLEEFELCLSDGEVMVHGAVGASELPNTAKSDVPYVLKLESHPHTSCWPGQTLYFMAPSFPDKQRWVAVLESVVAGGRASREKAEADAKLLGNSLLKLEGDDRLDINCTLPLTDQIVLVGSEEGLYALNVIKNSLTHIPGLGSVFQIHIMKEHEKLLMIVGDERALCLVEIKKVKQSLAQSHLPAQSELAPFIFETVKGCHLFSAGRIDNGPCICAAMPNKITILRYNDNLNKFCIRKEIETLEPCSCIHLTNYSIIIGTNKFYEIEMKQYVLEEFLDKNDMSLASAVFASCSHSFPISIMQVTSTLQKEEYLLCFHEFGVFVDAYGRRSRTEEIKWSRLPLAFAYREPYLFVTYFNSLDVIEVQGHAALGPSVLAHLDIPNPRYLGPAISSGAIYLASSYQNKLRVICCKGNLVRESGELQRTGSSRGSPSKRGPPTYTEHISKRLASGPGSHEGLHREPSTPHRYREGRTEFRRDKSPARPLDREKSPGPRLDSRRERSPGRFDDHQRLHTGSDRRTQLTPVNKVWDQSSV, via the exons GAGTACCATGCCCAGCTGGAGGAGATGCGCGTGGCCATCAGGCAGTTGGAGGAGGACCTGTCTGCAGCCCGTCGTCGTAGTGACCTGTACGAGTCAGAGCTGAAGGAGTCCCGTCAGACCAGCGAAGAGCTGAAGAGGAAGGCAGCAGACTATCAACAGAGGATGCAGAAG GCCAAGGAGCAAGGCAAAACTGACACGGAGGAGCTTCTGTCAAAGCTGGAGAAG ACCAATACTGAACAGCAAGTGAAAATTCAGGATCTCCAAGATAAGCTTACCAAG GCAGTGAAGGCAAGTAGTGAGACCACAGATCTCCTCCATAGTATTCGGGTGGCTAAGGAGCGCATGGAGCGTGAGCTGGAGAGGCTGCAGACCAAGGAGGACTCCAGTGACAGCCTCCGCAGACGCCTGAGGGAGACAGAG gatggCAGGAAGACCCTGGAGAACCAGGTGAAGAGGCTGGAGATAGTGGAGCGCAGGGAGAGTAAGCTGAAGGAGGACATGCAGAGCAAGGCCCAGCAGATCCAGCAGATGGCTGATAAAATCATG GACCTGGAGGAGAGACTTCGTGAGAGCCAGTCCACAGCCCAACGCGTGGAGACACACCTGGAGCAGAAGGAGAAGCTCTATGATGAGAAGATCAAG GTTCTGGAGAACCAGATGAAGGCAGACATGGCAGATAAGGAGATGCTGGAATCCAGTCAGAGCAAGTATGAGGAGGAGGTCCAGGAGAAGTGCTGCATCATCAGTGAGCAGAAGGCG ACCATCAATGCCATGGACTCTAAGATGGCCAGCCTGGAGCAGAGGATTGCCGAGCTGTCTGAGGCCAACAAACTGGCAGCCAACAGCAGTATCTACACCCAGAAGAACAT GAAAGCCCAGGAGGAGATGATCTCGGAGCTGAGGCAGCAGAAGTTCTACCTGGAGTCCCAGGCTGGGAAGCTGGAGGCCCAGAATGCCAAGCTGGAGGAGCACCTGGAGAAGATGAGCCAGCAGGAGCAGAGCAACAAGAGCCGAGTGCTGGAGCTGGAGACCAGgctgagagag ATGGGCCTGGAGCACGAGGAGCAGAAGCTGGAGATCAAACGTCAGGTGACAGAGCTGACACTGTCGCTGCAGGAGAGGGTGTCTCAGATCAGCGGGCTGCAGGCGGCACGCCACTCCCTGGAGAGCCAGCTGCAGCAGGCCAAGTCAGAGCTGGAGGACACCACCGCTGAggctgaggaggagatctgtgtTCTCAGA GCCCACCGAGATGAGATCCAGCGCAAGTATGATGCCCTCAGAGACAGCTGTGCG gtgATCACAGACCTGGAGGAGCAGCTGACCCAGCTAACCCAGGAGAACGCTGAGCTGAACAGACAGAATTTCTACCTGTCCAAGCAGCTGGACGAGGCCACAGATGAGACAGAGGAGCGCCTGCAGCTGGGCCAGGATGTGGACCGCCTCCGCCGCGAGGTGGCTGACCGCGAGATGCACCTCAACaaccagaaacag AACATTGAGACACTGAAGACCACGTGCACCATGCTGGAGGAGCAGGTCCTGGAGCTGGAGACCCTGAATGATGAGCTgctggagaaggagaggcagtgGGACGCCTGGAGGGGAACCCTGGAGGACGAGAAGAACCAGGCTgagaggaggacaagggagaTCCAGAGACTGCTGGACAACGAGAAGCAGAACag GCTGCGTGCGGACCAGCGCAACTCGGAGGCTCGTCAGTCTATTGAACAAGCAGTGAAGGAGCACAAGGCTGAGATCCTGGCCCTGCAACAGGCCCTCAAGGACCAGAAACTCAAAGCAGAGAGCCTCTCTGACACA CTGAATGAACTGGAGAAGAAGCATGCCATGCTGGAGATGAATGCCAGGAGTCTGCAGCAGAAgctggagagtgagagggagctgAAACAGAGGCTGCTGGATGAC CAAGGAAACCTGCAGCAGCAGATGGATGTTCAGAAGAGCCACATCTTCCGGCTGACCCAGGGCCTGCAGGACGCTCTGGACCAAACTGACCTGCTGAAGACTGAGAGGACTGACCTAGAGTACCAGCTGGAGAACATCCAG GCTGTGTTCTCCCATGAGAAAGTGAAGTTGGAGGGGACCATCACCCAGCAATCCAAACTCATAGACTTCCTCCAGGCCAGGGTGGACCAGGGGGGCTCCAAGAAGAAAAAG GGTCTATTTGGTCGGCGCAGAGAAGACCTGCTGGCTGCCATGGCGGCCCAGGGCCAGTCCCAGGTGCCCCAGCAGGTGTCCCCTGTACCCTCTGTGCAGCCGGTGCCCCTGCAGTACAGCGACATGAAGATGGCCCTGGACAAGGAGCGCTCCCGCTGCTCTGAGCTGGAGGATACACTGCAGAATATGAGACTGGAGCTGCGCTCCCTACGAGAGGAAG CAGTCCAATACAAGCCTGTGGACCATGGTGGTACCCCTGCTACCCCTGGCACAACGCGGCAGCAGATGATGATGTCTGCTATGGTGAAGTCTCCTGAGCACCAGCAGGGCCCGAGCAGCCTGCTGGCTACCTCTAACTCTGGCCGCAGGAAGGAGGTTGCCACCCCCGAGG AGTATGGCCATCGCATGAAggacagtcagagagacagggagagggagagggggaggcagagggagagcaTTCACCACAACACCCCTCACCGCTTCACCGTGGGACTCAACATGAGGGCTGCCAAGTGTACTGTGTGCCTGGATACCGTGCACTTTGGTCGCCAGGCAGCCACCTGTGTTG AATGTCATGCCTTGTGCCATCCAAAATGCTCCCCCTGCCTTCCTGCCATGTGCGGGCTGCCTGGGGACTGTGCCCTGCACATGGCTGAGGCACTGTGCCGGGACAAAGGCAGTTCTCCTGGCCTGCAGCTCAAAGAGGCCAGCGGACATGTTCGCCTGGAGGGCTGGATGAAGCAGCCAAG GAATGGGAAGCGTGGCCAGGGCTGGGAGAGGAAGTATGTGGTGCTGGATGGGACCAAGGTGACCATCTACGAGACAGAGTCCAGAGAAG ACTCAGTGAAGCCACTGGAGGAGTTTGAGCTGTGTCTGTCTGATGGAGAGGTGATGGTGCACGGGGCTGTAGGGGCGTCTGAGCTGCCCAACACGGCCAAGTCAG atgtgcCGTATGTGCTGAAGCTGGAGTCCCACCCCCACACCTCGTGTTGGCCTGGACAGACTCTGTACTTCATGGCTCCCAGTTTCCCAGACAAGCAGCGTTGGGTGGCCGTGCTGGAGTCTGTGGTGGCAGGGGGGCGAGCATCTCGGGAGAAGGCTGAGGCAGATGCA AAACTGCTTGGGAACTCTCTGCTGAAGCTGGAGGGAGATGACAGGCTTGACATCAACTGTACACTCCCCCTCACAGACCAG ATAGTGTTAGTGGGCTCTGAGGAGGGTCTGTACGCCCTGAATGTGATCAAGAACTCCCTGACCCACATCCCTGGCCTGGGCTCCGTCTTCCAGATCCACATCATGAAGGAGCATGAGAAGCTGCTGATGATTGTTG GAGATGAGAGGGCGCTGTGTCTGGTGGAGATTAAAAAGGTGAAGCAGTCTCTGGCCCAGTCCCACCTGCCTGCCCAGTCTGAACTGGCACCTTTTATCTTTGAGACGGTCAAGGGCTGCCACCTCTTCTCTGCAGGCAGA ATAGATAATGGGCCCTGTATCTGTGCTGCAATGCCTAACAAGATTACAATTCTGCGTTACAATGACAATCTCAACAAGTTCTGCATTCGCAAG GAGATAGAGACTCTGGAGCCCTGCAGCTGCATCCACCTGACAAACTACAGCATCATCATCGGGACCAACAAGTTCTATGAGATTGAGATGAAGCAGTATGTGCTGGAGG AGTTCCTGGATAAGAACGACATGTCGCTGGCCTCGGCGGTGTTTGCTTCCTGCTCCCACAGCTTCCCCATCTCCATAATGCAGGTCACCAGCACTCTGCAGAAAGAGGAGTACCTGCTCTGCTTCCATG AGTTTGGAGTGTTTGTGGACGCATATGGACGAAGGAGCCGCACTGAAGAAATCAAATGGAGTCGTCTGCCCCTGGCCTTTG CTTACAGAGAGCCCTACCTGTTTGTGACATACTTTAACTCATTGGATGTGATCGAGGTTCAGGGACATGCTGCACTTGG CCCTTCAGTTCTAGCCCATCTGGACATCCCTAACCCCCGTTACCTGGGTCCAGCCATATCCTCCGGGGCCATCTACCTGGCCTCGTCCTACCAGAACAAGCTGCGGGTTATCTGCTGCAAGGGCAACCTGGTCAGGGAGTCTGGGGAGCTGCAGAGGACCGGCTCCAGCCGCGG AAGCCCCAGTAAGAGAGGTCCACCCACATACACAGAGCACATCTCCAAGCGTCTGGCCTCAGGCCCTGGCAGCCATGAGGGGCTTCACCGTGAGCCCAGCACACCACACCGCTACCGGGAGGGCCGCACCGAGTTCCGGCGGGACAAGTCCCCAGCGCGCCCCCTGGACAGAGAGAAGTCCCCAGGCCCCAGACTGGACAGCCGCAGAGAAAGATCCCCTGGAAGGTTTGACGACCACCAACGTCTCCACACCGGCTCTGACCGCCGCACACAGCTCACCCCTGTCAATAAG GTATGGGACCAGTCTTCTGTGTGA
- the LOC121550488 gene encoding citron rho-interacting kinase isoform X1: MSQMEQEISLVQSKMSDLESVLQQKDVELKASETQRTILEQDLATYITECTSLKLSLEQARMEVSQEDDKALQLLHGIREQSNKLQEIKEQEYHAQLEEMRVAIRQLEEDLSAARRRSDLYESELKESRQTSEELKRKAADYQQRMQKAKEQGKTDTEELLSKLEKTNTEQQVKIQDLQDKLTKAVKASSETTDLLHSIRVAKERMERELERLQTKEDSSDSLRRRLRETEDGRKTLENQVKRLEIVERRESKLKEDMQSKAQQIQQMADKIMDLEERLRESQSTAQRVETHLEQKEKLYDEKIKVLENQMKADMADKEMLESSQSKYEEEVQEKCCIISEQKATINAMDSKMASLEQRIAELSEANKLAANSSIYTQKNMKAQEEMISELRQQKFYLESQAGKLEAQNAKLEEHLEKMSQQEQSNKSRVLELETRLREMGLEHEEQKLEIKRQVTELTLSLQERVSQISGLQAARHSLESQLQQAKSELEDTTAEAEEEICVLRAHRDEIQRKYDALRDSCAVITDLEEQLTQLTQENAELNRQNFYLSKQLDEATDETEERLQLGQDVDRLRREVADREMHLNNQKQNIETLKTTCTMLEEQVLELETLNDELLEKERQWDAWRGTLEDEKNQAERRTREIQRLLDNEKQNRLRADQRNSEARQSIEQAVKEHKAEILALQQALKDQKLKAESLSDTLNELEKKHAMLEMNARSLQQKLESERELKQRLLDDQGNLQQQMDVQKSHIFRLTQGLQDALDQTDLLKTERTDLEYQLENIQAVFSHEKVKLEGTITQQSKLIDFLQARVDQGGSKKKKGLFGRRREDLLAAMAAQGQSQVPQQVSPVPSVQPVPLQYSDMKMALDKERSRCSELEDTLQNMRLELRSLREEAVQYKPVDHGGTPATPGTTRQQMMMSAMVKSPEHQQGPSSLLATSNSGRRKEVATPEERRRVTFEKYGHRMKDSQRDRERERGRQRESIHHNTPHRFTVGLNMRAAKCTVCLDTVHFGRQAATCVECHALCHPKCSPCLPAMCGLPGDCALHMAEALCRDKGSSPGLQLKEASGHVRLEGWMKQPRNGKRGQGWERKYVVLDGTKVTIYETESREDSVKPLEEFELCLSDGEVMVHGAVGASELPNTAKSDVPYVLKLESHPHTSCWPGQTLYFMAPSFPDKQRWVAVLESVVAGGRASREKAEADAAAVSKRQMVLSPLVQKLLGNSLLKLEGDDRLDINCTLPLTDQIVLVGSEEGLYALNVIKNSLTHIPGLGSVFQIHIMKEHEKLLMIVGDERALCLVEIKKVKQSLAQSHLPAQSELAPFIFETVKGCHLFSAGRIDNGPCICAAMPNKITILRYNDNLNKFCIRKEIETLEPCSCIHLTNYSIIIGTNKFYEIEMKQYVLEEFLDKNDMSLASAVFASCSHSFPISIMQVTSTLQKEEYLLCFHEFGVFVDAYGRRSRTEEIKWSRLPLAFAYREPYLFVTYFNSLDVIEVQGHAALGPSVLAHLDIPNPRYLGPAISSGAIYLASSYQNKLRVICCKGNLVRESGELQRTGSSRGSPSKRGPPTYTEHISKRLASGPGSHEGLHREPSTPHRYREGRTEFRRDKSPARPLDREKSPGPRLDSRRERSPGRFDDHQRLHTGSDRRTQLTPVNKVWDQSSV; encoded by the exons GAGTACCATGCCCAGCTGGAGGAGATGCGCGTGGCCATCAGGCAGTTGGAGGAGGACCTGTCTGCAGCCCGTCGTCGTAGTGACCTGTACGAGTCAGAGCTGAAGGAGTCCCGTCAGACCAGCGAAGAGCTGAAGAGGAAGGCAGCAGACTATCAACAGAGGATGCAGAAG GCCAAGGAGCAAGGCAAAACTGACACGGAGGAGCTTCTGTCAAAGCTGGAGAAG ACCAATACTGAACAGCAAGTGAAAATTCAGGATCTCCAAGATAAGCTTACCAAG GCAGTGAAGGCAAGTAGTGAGACCACAGATCTCCTCCATAGTATTCGGGTGGCTAAGGAGCGCATGGAGCGTGAGCTGGAGAGGCTGCAGACCAAGGAGGACTCCAGTGACAGCCTCCGCAGACGCCTGAGGGAGACAGAG gatggCAGGAAGACCCTGGAGAACCAGGTGAAGAGGCTGGAGATAGTGGAGCGCAGGGAGAGTAAGCTGAAGGAGGACATGCAGAGCAAGGCCCAGCAGATCCAGCAGATGGCTGATAAAATCATG GACCTGGAGGAGAGACTTCGTGAGAGCCAGTCCACAGCCCAACGCGTGGAGACACACCTGGAGCAGAAGGAGAAGCTCTATGATGAGAAGATCAAG GTTCTGGAGAACCAGATGAAGGCAGACATGGCAGATAAGGAGATGCTGGAATCCAGTCAGAGCAAGTATGAGGAGGAGGTCCAGGAGAAGTGCTGCATCATCAGTGAGCAGAAGGCG ACCATCAATGCCATGGACTCTAAGATGGCCAGCCTGGAGCAGAGGATTGCCGAGCTGTCTGAGGCCAACAAACTGGCAGCCAACAGCAGTATCTACACCCAGAAGAACAT GAAAGCCCAGGAGGAGATGATCTCGGAGCTGAGGCAGCAGAAGTTCTACCTGGAGTCCCAGGCTGGGAAGCTGGAGGCCCAGAATGCCAAGCTGGAGGAGCACCTGGAGAAGATGAGCCAGCAGGAGCAGAGCAACAAGAGCCGAGTGCTGGAGCTGGAGACCAGgctgagagag ATGGGCCTGGAGCACGAGGAGCAGAAGCTGGAGATCAAACGTCAGGTGACAGAGCTGACACTGTCGCTGCAGGAGAGGGTGTCTCAGATCAGCGGGCTGCAGGCGGCACGCCACTCCCTGGAGAGCCAGCTGCAGCAGGCCAAGTCAGAGCTGGAGGACACCACCGCTGAggctgaggaggagatctgtgtTCTCAGA GCCCACCGAGATGAGATCCAGCGCAAGTATGATGCCCTCAGAGACAGCTGTGCG gtgATCACAGACCTGGAGGAGCAGCTGACCCAGCTAACCCAGGAGAACGCTGAGCTGAACAGACAGAATTTCTACCTGTCCAAGCAGCTGGACGAGGCCACAGATGAGACAGAGGAGCGCCTGCAGCTGGGCCAGGATGTGGACCGCCTCCGCCGCGAGGTGGCTGACCGCGAGATGCACCTCAACaaccagaaacag AACATTGAGACACTGAAGACCACGTGCACCATGCTGGAGGAGCAGGTCCTGGAGCTGGAGACCCTGAATGATGAGCTgctggagaaggagaggcagtgGGACGCCTGGAGGGGAACCCTGGAGGACGAGAAGAACCAGGCTgagaggaggacaagggagaTCCAGAGACTGCTGGACAACGAGAAGCAGAACag GCTGCGTGCGGACCAGCGCAACTCGGAGGCTCGTCAGTCTATTGAACAAGCAGTGAAGGAGCACAAGGCTGAGATCCTGGCCCTGCAACAGGCCCTCAAGGACCAGAAACTCAAAGCAGAGAGCCTCTCTGACACA CTGAATGAACTGGAGAAGAAGCATGCCATGCTGGAGATGAATGCCAGGAGTCTGCAGCAGAAgctggagagtgagagggagctgAAACAGAGGCTGCTGGATGAC CAAGGAAACCTGCAGCAGCAGATGGATGTTCAGAAGAGCCACATCTTCCGGCTGACCCAGGGCCTGCAGGACGCTCTGGACCAAACTGACCTGCTGAAGACTGAGAGGACTGACCTAGAGTACCAGCTGGAGAACATCCAG GCTGTGTTCTCCCATGAGAAAGTGAAGTTGGAGGGGACCATCACCCAGCAATCCAAACTCATAGACTTCCTCCAGGCCAGGGTGGACCAGGGGGGCTCCAAGAAGAAAAAG GGTCTATTTGGTCGGCGCAGAGAAGACCTGCTGGCTGCCATGGCGGCCCAGGGCCAGTCCCAGGTGCCCCAGCAGGTGTCCCCTGTACCCTCTGTGCAGCCGGTGCCCCTGCAGTACAGCGACATGAAGATGGCCCTGGACAAGGAGCGCTCCCGCTGCTCTGAGCTGGAGGATACACTGCAGAATATGAGACTGGAGCTGCGCTCCCTACGAGAGGAAG CAGTCCAATACAAGCCTGTGGACCATGGTGGTACCCCTGCTACCCCTGGCACAACGCGGCAGCAGATGATGATGTCTGCTATGGTGAAGTCTCCTGAGCACCAGCAGGGCCCGAGCAGCCTGCTGGCTACCTCTAACTCTGGCCGCAGGAAGGAGGTTGCCACCCCCGAGG AGAGAAGGAGGGTCACTTTTGAAA AGTATGGCCATCGCATGAAggacagtcagagagacagggagagggagagggggaggcagagggagagcaTTCACCACAACACCCCTCACCGCTTCACCGTGGGACTCAACATGAGGGCTGCCAAGTGTACTGTGTGCCTGGATACCGTGCACTTTGGTCGCCAGGCAGCCACCTGTGTTG AATGTCATGCCTTGTGCCATCCAAAATGCTCCCCCTGCCTTCCTGCCATGTGCGGGCTGCCTGGGGACTGTGCCCTGCACATGGCTGAGGCACTGTGCCGGGACAAAGGCAGTTCTCCTGGCCTGCAGCTCAAAGAGGCCAGCGGACATGTTCGCCTGGAGGGCTGGATGAAGCAGCCAAG GAATGGGAAGCGTGGCCAGGGCTGGGAGAGGAAGTATGTGGTGCTGGATGGGACCAAGGTGACCATCTACGAGACAGAGTCCAGAGAAG ACTCAGTGAAGCCACTGGAGGAGTTTGAGCTGTGTCTGTCTGATGGAGAGGTGATGGTGCACGGGGCTGTAGGGGCGTCTGAGCTGCCCAACACGGCCAAGTCAG atgtgcCGTATGTGCTGAAGCTGGAGTCCCACCCCCACACCTCGTGTTGGCCTGGACAGACTCTGTACTTCATGGCTCCCAGTTTCCCAGACAAGCAGCGTTGGGTGGCCGTGCTGGAGTCTGTGGTGGCAGGGGGGCGAGCATCTCGGGAGAAGGCTGAGGCAGATGCA GCTGCTGTGTCCAAAAGACAGATGGTTCTGTCTCCTCTGGTCCAG AAACTGCTTGGGAACTCTCTGCTGAAGCTGGAGGGAGATGACAGGCTTGACATCAACTGTACACTCCCCCTCACAGACCAG ATAGTGTTAGTGGGCTCTGAGGAGGGTCTGTACGCCCTGAATGTGATCAAGAACTCCCTGACCCACATCCCTGGCCTGGGCTCCGTCTTCCAGATCCACATCATGAAGGAGCATGAGAAGCTGCTGATGATTGTTG GAGATGAGAGGGCGCTGTGTCTGGTGGAGATTAAAAAGGTGAAGCAGTCTCTGGCCCAGTCCCACCTGCCTGCCCAGTCTGAACTGGCACCTTTTATCTTTGAGACGGTCAAGGGCTGCCACCTCTTCTCTGCAGGCAGA ATAGATAATGGGCCCTGTATCTGTGCTGCAATGCCTAACAAGATTACAATTCTGCGTTACAATGACAATCTCAACAAGTTCTGCATTCGCAAG GAGATAGAGACTCTGGAGCCCTGCAGCTGCATCCACCTGACAAACTACAGCATCATCATCGGGACCAACAAGTTCTATGAGATTGAGATGAAGCAGTATGTGCTGGAGG AGTTCCTGGATAAGAACGACATGTCGCTGGCCTCGGCGGTGTTTGCTTCCTGCTCCCACAGCTTCCCCATCTCCATAATGCAGGTCACCAGCACTCTGCAGAAAGAGGAGTACCTGCTCTGCTTCCATG AGTTTGGAGTGTTTGTGGACGCATATGGACGAAGGAGCCGCACTGAAGAAATCAAATGGAGTCGTCTGCCCCTGGCCTTTG CTTACAGAGAGCCCTACCTGTTTGTGACATACTTTAACTCATTGGATGTGATCGAGGTTCAGGGACATGCTGCACTTGG CCCTTCAGTTCTAGCCCATCTGGACATCCCTAACCCCCGTTACCTGGGTCCAGCCATATCCTCCGGGGCCATCTACCTGGCCTCGTCCTACCAGAACAAGCTGCGGGTTATCTGCTGCAAGGGCAACCTGGTCAGGGAGTCTGGGGAGCTGCAGAGGACCGGCTCCAGCCGCGG AAGCCCCAGTAAGAGAGGTCCACCCACATACACAGAGCACATCTCCAAGCGTCTGGCCTCAGGCCCTGGCAGCCATGAGGGGCTTCACCGTGAGCCCAGCACACCACACCGCTACCGGGAGGGCCGCACCGAGTTCCGGCGGGACAAGTCCCCAGCGCGCCCCCTGGACAGAGAGAAGTCCCCAGGCCCCAGACTGGACAGCCGCAGAGAAAGATCCCCTGGAAGGTTTGACGACCACCAACGTCTCCACACCGGCTCTGACCGCCGCACACAGCTCACCCCTGTCAATAAG GTATGGGACCAGTCTTCTGTGTGA